A genomic window from Massilia sp. METH4 includes:
- a CDS encoding MgtC/SapB family protein yields MTRDMLGAYWSSTELVTNGVIILNLLGALLLGMLVGYERSYHGRAAGMRTYGIVCMASAALTVIGGYPEHWFGGHMTALVGTDPTRVIQGIVTGIGFLGAGVIMREGFNISGLTTAASIWASSVIGVLVGVGFYAAAMGLALASATVMIYLSRIEAWLPSRHAIAITLRFKPGYEPSGEKLREMARERGYEIAGGSLMIKLEAGRMEWRFVALALGKHSGTPLAKLAAEMAHYEGVEGFQITHARN; encoded by the coding sequence ATGACGCGCGACATGCTGGGTGCCTACTGGTCGTCCACGGAGCTGGTGACGAATGGCGTCATCATCCTGAACCTGCTGGGCGCGCTGCTGCTCGGCATGCTGGTCGGGTACGAGCGCTCGTATCACGGCCGCGCCGCCGGCATGCGCACCTATGGGATCGTGTGCATGGCCTCGGCGGCGCTGACGGTGATCGGCGGCTACCCCGAACACTGGTTCGGTGGGCACATGACGGCGCTGGTGGGCACCGATCCGACCCGGGTGATACAGGGCATCGTCACCGGCATCGGTTTCCTCGGCGCCGGCGTCATCATGCGCGAAGGGTTCAATATCAGCGGCTTGACGACGGCGGCGTCGATCTGGGCATCGTCCGTGATCGGCGTCCTCGTCGGCGTGGGGTTCTATGCCGCGGCCATGGGCCTGGCGCTGGCATCGGCCACGGTGATGATCTACCTGTCGCGCATCGAAGCGTGGCTGCCGTCGCGCCATGCGATCGCGATCACGCTGCGCTTCAAGCCGGGCTACGAACCGTCCGGGGAAAAATTGCGCGAGATGGCCAGGGAGCGCGGCTACGAGATCGCCGGCGGCTCGCTGATGATCAAGCTGGAAGCGGGCCGCATGGAATGGCGCTTCGTCGCGCTGGCGCTCGGCAAGCACAGCGGCACCCCGTTGGCCAAGCTGGCCGCCGAGATGGCGCATTACGAGGGCGTGGAGGGTTTCCAGATCACGCATGCCCGCAATTGA